Proteins from a genomic interval of Chloroflexota bacterium:
- a CDS encoding sulfotransferase domain-containing protein, with protein MKKLFRNLRKSKPSLPVIVVSGLPRSGTSMMMKMLEAGGLTVVTDQIRTADEDNPKGYYEFERVKQLDKGDTSWVSDAQGKVVKVISALLEHLPPDYDYNVIFLQRSIEEVLASQKRMLERRGEPTDRVSDEEMARLFAKHTQKVDLWLNSQPNISVLYVDYNEVVSNPHQSVGQANRFLGGHLDEQAMISAVDPQLYRNRANLNQISTREDSLSK; from the coding sequence ATGAAAAAACTATTCAGAAACCTTAGAAAATCCAAGCCTTCCTTGCCTGTGATCGTCGTTTCCGGTTTGCCTCGATCTGGAACGTCGATGATGATGAAAATGTTGGAAGCAGGTGGCCTGACGGTGGTAACCGACCAGATTCGTACCGCGGACGAGGATAATCCAAAGGGATACTATGAGTTCGAACGGGTAAAACAGCTTGATAAGGGTGATACATCATGGGTATCCGACGCGCAGGGAAAAGTGGTCAAAGTAATCTCGGCCTTGTTGGAACACCTGCCACCTGACTATGACTACAACGTAATCTTCCTGCAGCGCAGTATCGAGGAAGTTTTGGCATCCCAGAAGAGAATGCTGGAACGTCGCGGGGAACCAACCGATCGGGTAAGTGATGAGGAGATGGCCCGCTTGTTTGCCAAGCACACTCAGAAAGTGGATCTGTGGTTAAACAGTCAGCCGAATATCTCAGTTCTCTATGTAGATTACAACGAGGTGGTGAGTAACCCCCATCAATCCGTAGGTCAGGCGAATCGATTCCTGGGCGGGCATTTGGATGAGCAAGCGATGATCTCAGCTGTCGATCCTCAACTCTATCGAAATCGGGCAAACCTGAACCAAATCTCAACTCG
- a CDS encoding O-antigen ligase family protein, whose amino-acid sequence MSHQYGDPTLGDGVGPHSPVTLFRPLPLLISGGLIISALIGVWAAYDREQAWMRFSLISIGVALMLGIAWMGWRGRMDILGIFGLLCALLGAAIGAYFLLTFDWAGNQGKFAPIQAAGLWLQVHRPAIPVPEDINANVAGSSLAILLPLGAVGLFWGWSRDKRTVAIIAALSLLFGFLILFLTQSRAAWLGLAAGLAVALYLAVRPGLENFPRRRLLLDLVALAGGLLVLVLFWLVASSPTLAESLGSIGVGVSLTNRAELWRDGMNLVADYPFTGSGLGSTMMVYSTYGRLLHVGFITHMHNLFLQITIEQGIPGLLFFLLLLVLAWWSLLSAYRSGENRCFCVPVAASLVALVVQGLVDVGIYASYALPVLFLPIGFALALGQPPRVLRRSKNVTLALTSVSIIVVAMCVVLIVPSSQAALQANLGAVAQTQRELSAYSWPEWPIQDALRRSPDIDLSAAIARYKAALDRDPKNATGNRRLGQIELSRGRYEAARWYLEAAYATSPRQSVTRHLLGEVYAIDGDLDLATSFLRSVDIGHGQFQTRVWWYETVGETEGAQRLREAGGF is encoded by the coding sequence TTGAGTCATCAATACGGCGATCCAACCCTGGGCGATGGCGTTGGGCCACACTCGCCGGTCACTCTCTTTCGGCCACTGCCACTGCTCATTTCGGGGGGCTTGATCATTAGCGCTTTGATAGGTGTTTGGGCAGCCTACGACCGGGAACAAGCCTGGATGCGGTTCTCGCTCATCTCCATCGGTGTGGCACTGATGCTCGGCATTGCCTGGATGGGTTGGCGGGGACGAATGGATATACTGGGCATCTTTGGCCTGCTCTGTGCACTGCTTGGGGCAGCAATCGGTGCCTATTTCCTTCTGACCTTCGACTGGGCGGGCAATCAGGGAAAATTTGCGCCGATCCAAGCGGCAGGCCTCTGGCTTCAGGTCCATCGCCCCGCAATCCCGGTTCCCGAGGATATCAACGCCAATGTGGCTGGTAGCAGTCTGGCGATTCTTCTTCCACTGGGGGCTGTGGGCCTTTTCTGGGGATGGAGTCGCGACAAGCGTACCGTGGCGATCATCGCTGCCCTGTCGTTGCTCTTCGGGTTTCTGATTCTATTCCTGACGCAGTCCCGAGCAGCCTGGCTCGGACTGGCAGCCGGCCTGGCTGTGGCCCTCTACCTGGCAGTGCGACCAGGCCTGGAAAACTTCCCGCGCCGGCGTCTGCTGTTGGACCTGGTTGCTTTGGCAGGGGGGCTTCTTGTCCTTGTCCTCTTCTGGCTGGTGGCATCGAGCCCCACTCTTGCCGAATCGTTGGGCTCGATCGGCGTTGGTGTCAGCCTCACCAATCGCGCCGAGCTCTGGCGCGACGGGATGAACCTGGTAGCAGATTACCCCTTCACGGGCAGCGGCCTGGGCAGCACCATGATGGTCTACTCCACCTATGGACGGTTGTTGCATGTCGGATTTATCACCCATATGCACAATCTGTTCTTGCAGATCACCATCGAGCAGGGAATACCCGGGCTTCTTTTTTTTCTGCTGTTGCTTGTCCTGGCCTGGTGGAGTCTGCTAAGCGCCTACCGGTCGGGTGAAAACCGCTGCTTCTGCGTACCGGTGGCAGCATCCTTGGTCGCCCTGGTGGTGCAAGGCCTTGTCGACGTTGGTATTTATGCCAGCTACGCGCTTCCGGTTCTTTTCTTGCCCATCGGGTTTGCACTGGCCCTGGGGCAGCCACCCAGGGTACTCCGGCGAAGCAAGAATGTCACCCTGGCACTGACGAGTGTATCGATCATCGTCGTGGCAATGTGTGTAGTGTTGATTGTACCTTCCAGTCAGGCTGCATTGCAAGCCAATCTGGGCGCCGTTGCCCAAACACAGCGGGAACTCTCCGCTTACAGCTGGCCCGAGTGGCCCATTCAGGATGCCCTCAGGCGCTCACCTGATATTGACCTGTCAGCTGCAATTGCCCGATACAAAGCAGCACTTGATCGTGATCCAAAGAATGCAACCGGCAACCGGCGACTGGGGCAGATTGAGCTTTCAAGAGGCAGGTATGAAGCGGCCCGATGGTACCTGGAAGCAGCGTATGCGACATCACCTCGTCAATCGGTGACCCGGCATCTGCTGGGCGAGGTATATGCCATCGATGGCGATCTGGACCTGGCAACGTCCTTTCTTCGCAGCGTCGACATCGGCCATGGCCAGTTTCAGACCAGGGTATGGTGGTACGAAACTGTCGGCGAGACTGAAGGAGCTCAGCGGTTACGGGAAGCTGGCGGGTTTTGA